The Candidatus Latescibacterota bacterium genome includes the window CGGTGCAACCGCCCGGGTGGAGGAAGATAATCAGGAGAATGACCGCAAGACTATCTCACTCATCTGGTAGGGCAAGCCCCTATTCAAACATAGAATTCCTTTTCTCACTCAGGCCCACTACGATGAAGCTGGGCCTTGAGAATATTACGGACCTGCTGCGGAGCACCGGTGATCCGCAGATGGCGGTCCCGTCGGTCCTCGTGGCAGGCACGAATGGAAAGGGCTCGGTCACGACCTGCGTCTCATCGATACTCCGGCAGGCAGGACTGAAAACGGGATCGTTTTATTCGCCCCATCTTTTCAGGATAAATGAAAGGATAAGGATCGATGGCGAGGAGATACCCTCGGCGGTCCTCGATTCGATACTTGGTGAGTTGAGGGAGTATTTCGATGATTCACCCTTTACATTTTTCGAGGGAGTGACCGCTGCGGCTGCCATCCATTTCATGAGAGAGAATGTCGATGTCTCGGTATTCGAAGTAGGCCTGGGCGGACGTCTCGATGCCACAAGGCTGGTCAACGCGGTGATCACGGTGATAACGGGGATATCAAAGGATCACATGCAGCACCTCGGCCAAAGCAGAAAAAAGATCCTCCGGGAAAAACTCGGGATAGCTAGGAAGGGAGTCCCCCTGATCACTAATCTCGATTCCCGCAACCTTTCAGAGCAGGCGAGAGACTGGTGCGCCGGTGAAGATATCCCTTGGGTCGACGCCAGGTCGTGGCGTCGACGAAGACTGCATTCGACAGGTATATCTTCCACGGATTTTTTCCTCGAGACGAGGGCCAGGGACTACGGTGTCGTCTCGACCGGGATGACAGGTCGTGTTCAGATGGAAAATGCCACAACGGCGATAAGGTGTGCCGAGATCATGGCCGGACGCTTTCCCTCGATCGACAGGGAAGCGATCCTCGAAGGAGTGAAAAAAGCTTTTTTGCCGGGCCGGTTCCAGGTGCTTCCGGGGAGACCCAGGATCGTTCTGGACGTATCACATAATGAGGAGTCGCTTATCGCGGCACTTTCGACATTGAATCGTTTCGCCCCGGCCTCCAGGTGCGTTATACTGATCGGACTGATGGCCCGCAAGGAGCTTGGTCGTTTTCCGTCCGTAGCTGTCGGTTCGTCAAGAAGGATAGTGGCGGTCACTCTGGAGAGCGAGGGAGGCGCTGTCGGTGGAGCCCTCGCGGAGGAATTCAGGAAGGCGGCCGGGATGTTCTCTGGCAACCATGGAGATAGTCCCGCTGAAGTCCTGGAAGCAGGAGGGATGAAAGAAGCTCTGGATACTATTATGAATGATATGGATGAAGACGATATCCTGCTTGTCACCGGTTCGCACCATACTGTCGAAGAGGCGGCAAGATTTCTCTGAGAGATGCCAGAGTCATCGAAAGGATACCTGATGGATAGGATACTCGGGATCGACATAGGCGGTACTGACGTAAAGACAGGGATCGTATCGGTCGACGGCAGTATAGAAAGCCGCGGGACTATCGAAACGAAGCCCGGGGAAGGGCCGGATGCCCTGGCCGGGAGAGTGAGGGACTGGTATAAGGAGAACCTTGCCGGAAACCCTCCGGTCAGTGTGGCGGGCCTCGGCTGCGCGGGACTTGTCGACAGCAGCAGGGGATTTCTCTATAATTCCCCGAATCTGGAAGGCTGGACCGATGTTCCGCTGGGGAAGATATTCGGTGAGAAGCTGGGAATGTCAGTGACCGTGGAAAACGACGTGAACGCCGCCGTCTGGGGAGAGTATCTTTTCGGGTCGGGCAGGGGTACTTCTTCCTTTGTGGCTCTGACGCTGGGCACAGGTGTGGGGGGCGGGATAGTCCTGGACGGATCACTCTATCGGGGTGCCAGTGGGTTGGCCGGGGAGATCGGCCATCATGTGATCCTCGCAGACGGCCCCCGGTGTGCCTGCGGAAGCCGGGGTTGTCTTGAGGCTCTGATCGGATCTCCGGCGATAAGGGCCCGGGCCACGCGGAAGTCTTCCGGTACAGAAAGCTTGCTGGCGGGTGGAAAAGATCATTCGGTGAAAGAAATATATGAGGCAGCTGCAA containing:
- a CDS encoding ROK family protein translates to MDRILGIDIGGTDVKTGIVSVDGSIESRGTIETKPGEGPDALAGRVRDWYKENLAGNPPVSVAGLGCAGLVDSSRGFLYNSPNLEGWTDVPLGKIFGEKLGMSVTVENDVNAAVWGEYLFGSGRGTSSFVALTLGTGVGGGIVLDGSLYRGASGLAGEIGHHVILADGPRCACGSRGCLEALIGSPAIRARATRKSSGTESLLAGGKDHSVKEIYEAAARGDVAAIETFEETGRYLGIGLANIVHILNPDRIAIGGGVAGAGEMMLGPARESMKKHLMGDILRDVDVVPAVLGNAASFSGVAMLAAAEAGLMNAGRRETKRPVDGEVD